In Firmicutes bacterium ASF500, a single genomic region encodes these proteins:
- the Int-Tn_5 gene encoding Tn916 family transposase, which produces MAKRRPSGDGMVRKRDDGRWEGRIVVGHKENGESIFRYVYAPTQKELSTKLRQNIDAYQGVDLTEDSSMTLGEWLDRWLAEYMAGTVRPGTLQTYRRYADLYIKPTLGNRPLAQITPAEIQKLYAHLKKRGRIRKHKKYGHQLSDSMVHCIHTLLHGAMGAAEQFRLIPRNPVAEVTVPKRKLPPKQILNGEQLDTFLSAIQADDIWHDFFYTELTTGLRLGEICGLRWEDFDAEHGVLNIQRTIHVEKGGVLTAGNTKTYAGTRKIVLPPSTVQCLRERKEAALTDWIFPNPLKPELPVNPRAAYSRLKALLKDTGLPSIRFHDLRHTFSTHALSSGVDAKTLSGILGHSRASFTLDTYTHVTGDMQKRASEVVGDFLTELLGEELKPWQNAENGAAAASA; this is translated from the coding sequence ATGGCAAAACGCAGACCGTCCGGCGACGGTATGGTGCGCAAGCGGGACGACGGTCGCTGGGAGGGCCGCATCGTGGTGGGCCACAAGGAAAACGGCGAGTCCATCTTCCGGTACGTCTACGCTCCCACGCAGAAGGAGCTGTCCACAAAGCTCCGTCAGAACATCGATGCCTACCAGGGCGTAGACCTGACCGAAGACAGTTCCATGACGCTGGGCGAGTGGTTGGATCGCTGGCTGGCCGAGTACATGGCAGGCACTGTGCGCCCCGGCACGCTCCAGACCTATCGCCGCTACGCTGATCTCTACATTAAGCCCACCCTTGGCAACAGACCACTCGCCCAAATCACGCCGGCGGAGATACAGAAGCTGTATGCCCATCTGAAGAAGCGGGGCCGCATCCGCAAGCACAAAAAATACGGACACCAGTTGTCCGACAGCATGGTACACTGTATCCACACTCTGCTCCACGGGGCGATGGGCGCGGCGGAGCAATTCCGGCTAATCCCCAGAAATCCAGTTGCGGAGGTCACTGTACCCAAACGAAAGCTGCCGCCCAAGCAAATCCTCAACGGTGAACAGCTCGACACGTTCCTGTCCGCGATTCAAGCGGACGATATCTGGCACGACTTTTTCTACACCGAACTGACCACCGGCCTGCGGCTGGGTGAGATATGCGGCCTGCGCTGGGAGGACTTCGACGCAGAGCATGGAGTGCTGAACATTCAGCGCACCATCCATGTGGAAAAGGGTGGGGTGCTCACTGCCGGGAACACCAAGACCTACGCCGGTACTCGCAAGATTGTACTGCCGCCCAGCACAGTGCAGTGTCTGCGTGAGAGGAAAGAAGCGGCACTCACCGATTGGATATTCCCCAATCCGCTGAAGCCAGAGCTGCCCGTCAATCCCCGCGCCGCCTACAGCCGGTTGAAGGCGCTGCTGAAAGACACCGGCCTGCCCAGCATCCGATTTCACGATCTCAGGCACACATTCTCGACCCACGCGCTGTCCAGCGGCGTGGATGCCAAGACGCTCTCTGGCATCTTGGGTCACAGCCGGGCATCGTTCACCCTGGATACCTACACCCACGTCACCGGAGATATGCAGAAGCGAGCCTCAGAGGTGGTAGGCGATTTTCTGACAGAGTTGCTTGGAGAGGAGTTGAAACCGTGGCAAAACGCAGAAAACGGGGCAGCGGCAGCGTCCGCCTGA